A genomic window from Pecten maximus chromosome 4, xPecMax1.1, whole genome shotgun sequence includes:
- the LOC117324920 gene encoding armadillo repeat-containing protein 1-like — MTSLETITALKGMASDPKKRSFLLKDVTCIGGLVMVLSNPDVKVVTVALETLLLLADRADHRATLRDFIGMTDQLETIMRRSSYDRKATSLTEKLYVTLTQVDLQTPLKDTLNKSSMSGQSSKKSSTSKNNRSVLNGKSKHIILQIRGLIDKADRELVMRLLLQVKGVVSITFDLNKKRCILRTKQETKPETLVQAIAKSQTMTAQQVIKDDNGEEMLLSFGSNHQDMDKENTTLPDYLPDEVDSPTQDGKTMARVGNDGDKKSSGWLSTAASFLTNSFYW, encoded by the exons GATGTGACTTGTATTGGAGGTCTTGTCATGGTGTTGTCTAATCCAGATGTCAAAGTGGTTACGGTTGCCCTTGAG ACACTGCTTTTGTTGGCGGATAGAGCAGACCACAGAGCAACATTAAGAGATTTTATTGGAATGACTGACCAGCTGGAGACAATCATGAGGAG ATCATCTTATGACAGAAAAGCAACAAGCTTGACAGAAAagctgtatgtaacattgactCAAGTTGACCTACAAACACCACTGAAGGATACCTTGAACAAATCATCCATGTCTGGACAGTCGAG TAAGAAAAGTAGCACTTCTAAGAACAACCGAAGTGTGTTAAATGGGAAGTCAAAACACATCATCCTGCAGATCAGAGGGCTCATTGACAAG GCTGATCGGGAACTAGTGATGCGTCTGCTCCTACAAGTCAAAGGAGTTGTCAGCATTACATTTGATCTCAACAAGAAGAGGTGCATCCTCAGGACGAAACAGGAAACTAAACCAGAG ACTTTAGTACAGGCTATTGCAAAATCCCAAACAATGACAGCTCAGCAAGTCATTAAAGATGATAATGGTGAAGAG ATGCTGCTGTCATTTGGGTCAAATCATCAGGATATGGACAAGGAGAATACAACCTTACCAGACTACCTACCTGATGAAGTAGACAGCCCCACCCAGGATGGCAAGACAATGGCTCGTGTGGGAAATGATGGCGACAAAAAATCTTCTGGATGGCTCAGTACTGCTGCCAGTTTCCTCACTAATTCATTCTACTGGTGA